The Vidua chalybeata isolate OUT-0048 chromosome 17, bVidCha1 merged haplotype, whole genome shotgun sequence genome has a segment encoding these proteins:
- the SLCO4A1 gene encoding solute carrier organic anion transporter family member 4A1 has product MAMPQNSTRENGFCFTQPLDFSCACPHPGEAGRPLGAVSGGDGCSTPLSNGIASSGAPSPSGSCAEPLCTASPAQEETPFEEGIKYVSAEGEELACGWWGFTPGCLQLCNTSKGVLFFLCVASFLQGMTVNGFINTVITSIERRFDLRSYQSGLIASSYDIAACVCLTFVSYFGGNGHKPRWLGWGVLVMGLGSLLFALPHFTTGQYEARSAAQVGVCGGNQSLPCSQAASSLSGYRFVFMLGQFLHGMGATPLYTLGVTYLDENVKTNYSPVYIAVFYTAAILGPAAGYLVGGMFLNIYTEIGREIDMAPENTLWVGAWWIGFLGAGAASLLISIPILGYPQRLPGSQRYIVMRVSEAHQLKDGSHKKASDPDFGKTVKDLPRSVLLLLKNPTFIFLCLAGATEATLIAGMSTFGPKFLESQFSLSASEAATFFGYLVVPAGGGGTFLGGFLVNKFKLRCSGIIKLCLLCTVSSLLAILVFFIHCPNMPMAGVTQMYDGSALPGGHLNLTAACNAQCGCWQDTYSPVCGTDGIMYYSPCHAGCKSVSVNLRNGKKVYQECSCVDKALLPGSGKAEAGKCTSSCAKKPLLLCFMFVVILFTFLSSIPALTATLRCVSDRQRSFALGIQWIVVRTLGGIPGPIAFGSMIDKSCLLWQDQCGEQGSCYVYQNSAMSRYTLVAGLVYKVLGTTFFIVACLLYKPPPAESAPGSLDASENGTSDLQEHKPSLPAEEDI; this is encoded by the exons ATGGCAATGCCCCAGAACTCCACCAGAGAAAATGGCTTTTGTTTCACTCAGCCCCTCGACTTCTCCTGCGCGTGCCCTCATCCCGGCGAGGCCGGCCGGCCGTTGGGTGCAGTGAGCGGGGGGGATGGCTGCAGCACCCCCCTGAGCAATGGCATCGCATCCTCGGGGGCTCCCAGCCCCTCGGGCTCCTGCGCCGAGCCCCTCTGCACGGCCAGCCCGGCACAGGAGGAGACGCCGTTCGAGGAAGGGATCAAATACGTGTCTGCTGAAGGGGAGGAACTGGCCTGCGGCTGGTGGGGGTTCACCCCCGGCTGCTTGCAGCTCTGCAACACCTCCAAAGGGGTCTTGTTCTTCCTCTGCGTGGCCTCCTTCCTGCAGGGCATGACCGTGAACGGCTTCATCAACACCGTCATCACCTCCATCGAGCGCCGCTTCGACCTGCGCAGCTACCAGAGCGGGCTGATCGCCAGCTCCTACGACATCGCGGCCTGCGTCTGCCTGACCTTCGTCAGCTACTTTGGGGGGAACGGCCACAAGCCCcgctggctgggctggggggtgCTGGTCATGGGCTTGGGCTCCCTGCTCTTCGCCCTGCCCCACTTCACCACGGGGCAGTACGAGGCGCGCTCGGCAGCCCAGGTGGGCGTCTGCGGGGGGAAccagagcctgccctgctcccaggctgcctCCAGCCTCTCTGGCTACAGGTTTGTCTTCATGCTGGGGCAGTTCCTGCACGGGATGGGAGCCACGCCGCTCTACACGCTCGGCGTCACCTACTTAGACGAAAACGTCAAGACCAACTACTCGCCCGTGTACATTG ctGTTTTCTACACTGCTGCAATCCTTGGGCCTGCAGCGGGTTATCTGGTAGGAGGAAtgtttctaaatatttataCTGAAATTGGCAGAGA GATCGACATGGCCCCCGAGAACACTCTCTGGGTGGGGGCGTGGTGGATCGGCTTCCTgggggccggggccgcctccctcctcatctccatccccatcctgggCTACCCCCAGCGCCTCCCAG GATCCCAGCGCTACATCGTTATGAGGGTGTCAGAGGCTCATCAGCTAAAGGATGGGAGCCACAAGAAAGCGTCGGATCCGGACTTTGGGAAAACGGTGAAAGATCTGCCTCG GTCAGTGCTGCTACTTCTGAAGAACCCCACCTTCATCTTCCTCTGCTTAGCAGGAGCAACTGAAGCAACCCTGATTGCTGGGATGTCCACGTTTGGACCCAAATTCCTGGAGTCTCAGTTTAGTTTAAGTGCCTCTGAAGCTGCCACCTTTTTTG gTTATCTGGTCGTGCCAGCCGGAGGGGGAGGCACATTCCTGGGAGGATTCCTCGTGAATAAATTTAAACTGCGCTGCTCAGGAATCATCAAGTTGTGTTTGCTTTGCACAGTGTCAAGTCTGCTGGCCATATTAGTTTTTTTTATCCACTGCCCTAacatgcccatggcaggagtcACCCAGATGTATGATGGAAG TGCTTTGCCAGGTGGGCACCTCAACCTGACAGCAGCCTGCAATGCCCAGTGTGGCTGTTGGCAGGACACCTACAGCCCTGTCTGTGGCACTGATGGCATCATGTACTACTCCCCCTGCCACGCTGGCTGCAAAAGCGTGTCTGTAAACCTCAGGAATGGCAAGAAG GTCTACCAAGAGTGTAGCTGTGTTGACAAAGCCCTCTTGCCTGGCTCTGGCaaagcagaggcagggaaatgCACCTCCTCCTGTGCCAAAAAGCCCTTGCTCCTGTGCTTCATGTTCGTGGTCATCCTCTTCACCTTCCTGAGCAGCATTCCTGCCCTGACTGCCACTCTGAG gTGTGTCTCTGACAGACAAAGGTCCTTTGCACTCGGGATCCAGTGGATTGTGGTACGAACCTTAG GAGGCATCCCTGGGCCCATTGCCTTTGGCTCCATGATTGATAaatcctgcctgctctggcaggACCAGTGTGGCGAGCAGGGCTCCTGCTACGTTTACCAGAACTCAGCCATGAGCCGATACACCCTCGTCGCTGGACTGGTCTAcaag GTCCTCGGGACAACCTTCTTTATAGTGGCCTGTTTACTCTACAAACCCCCACCTGCAGAGTCAGCTCCAGGCAGCTTGGATGCATCCGAGAATGGCACCAGTGACCTCCAGGAGCACAAGCCTTCACTGCCAGCTGAAGAGGATATATAG